A region from the Rosa rugosa chromosome 6, drRosRugo1.1, whole genome shotgun sequence genome encodes:
- the LOC133716476 gene encoding uncharacterized protein LOC133716476 — protein MSKENQSSVVHRKDARGMWLELQERFSQTNTVLLFNIENAIHGCEQGSSSVNSFYTKLKGLWDEKDALCSFPPCTCEAATEVKTFIETQKTMKFLMGLNESFAQTRSTIIGMDPLPNLNKAYAMVLRQEKQAETVANKSTLPSESSAFAVKGVNRAYNPKEGENRNFNPSAGTSRFCEKCGMNNHTARYCRAHLKCTYCEGKGHTYAYYRRRKNDNAAAEGGQIRSKANHVEAQNDNKEAASVNFPFTKEECQHLLNQLITQTKPASANLVGNISNYEELSGSTIGEDDWDGN, from the exons ATGTCAAAGGAGAATCAAAGTAGCGTTGTTCACCGCAAGGATGCTCGAGGTATGTGGCTAGAATTGCAAGAGAGATTCTCTCAGACTAATACAGTTTTGTTGTTCAATATAGAGAATGCTATACATGGGTGTGAACAAGGATCAAGCTCAGTCAATTCCTTTTACACGAAACTCAAAGGTCTTTGGGATGAAAAGGACGCTCTTTGTTCCTTTCCTCCTTGTACCTGTGAGGCTGCAACGGAGGTCAAGACTTTCATTGAAACTCAAAAGACCATGAAATTCCTTATGGGATTGAATGAGAGTTTCGCACAAACCCGCAGCACCATAATAGGAATGGACCCTCTTCCCAATCTCAACAAAGCTTATGCAATGGTGTTACGTCAAGAGAAGCAGGCGGAAACTGTCGCTAACAAATCCACACTTCCATCAGAATCTTCTGCCTTTGCGGTCAAGGGAGTGAACAGAGCCTACAATCCTAAAGAAGGAGAGAACCGCAACTTCAATCCTAGTGCGGGAACATCAAGATTTTGTGAGAAGTGTGGGATGAATAATCACACTGCTCGGTATTGCAGGGCACACTTGAAGTGCACATATTGCGAGGGCAAAGGGCACACCTACGCATATTATCGCAGAAGGAAGAATGATAATGCTGCTGCTGAAGGTGGACAAATTCGATCCAAGGCAAATCATGTTGAGGCACAAAATGATAACAAGGAAGCTGCTTCTGTCAATTTTCCATTCACAAAAGAGGAGTGTCAACATCTCCTCAACCAACTCATAACTCAAACAAAGCCTGCGTCTGCCAATTTGGTCGGTAACATCTCAAACTATGAGGAACTTTCAG GATCGACGATCGGGGAGGATGATTGGGACGGGAACTGA